The genomic segment TGCTTGCCGCTGAGGTCGCGCATGACGCTCAGGACGGCGGCGCGGGAACGGGTAGACATGTCCTTGCTGTAGAGCGGGTAAGCGTCCAAAGCAGGCAGGGAAAGGCGCAGCATGACCAACGGGCCGTAGGCGTCATACATCCCGTTCAGGTGCCGCAGGCGGGCGTGGTGCTTGCGGGTGACCGGCGGGGGGTAGCCGTCGTGGGTCTCCAAGTGAGCCTGGAGCATCGGGTACACGTCGCGCTGGTCCGGTGCAAGGTCAAGGCGTCGGTCATGCGCCCGTGCGGTCAGCGCCTTGCTGTAGGCGAGGTCCGACAGGTAGGCGTCGCGCAGGACGCCCCGCGTCCGTAGGTGGTCGCGGGCGCGTCGGCGTGGGGGGCTGTAGGTCGCGTGGGCAGTGTCGCCGCTCCACATCGTCAGTCGCCCCGCTCAGTCTGGTCCGGTGGCCGGTGGAGGCGCACTTGCCGGAGACCGTCCGGGGTCCGGGATACCTCCAGCGCCACACGCTCAGTCGTAAACGGCGGGAGGCGGTCGGCGTCGGGCGTGTCGGCGACCAGCTCCGGGTCATGGTGGCCGTGGCGCTCCACAAAGGCCAGGAGCGCGTCGGCGGTGATTCGGTAGGCCGTCCGACCGGGACCGAGGCGCACGGCGGCGAGGTGGCCGCGGGTGATGAGGTTGGTCACCGTGCGCGTGGAGCAGGCCAGCAGCTCCGCGGCGGTCGCCGTATCCAGGAGCGTCCCTTCACCGAGATGGAGGGACGCGGGCGGGGGGTTGGGGTGGGTGAGCGCGGTGGAAGCGGTCATGGAGACATTCTACCACGGTCTTTCTGTCATTGCCGTAATCAGTCCCCACAAACACACAAGATTCTGTCGGTCAGGGGTCCGACCGGGCGTCCGCATACGAGTTTGGGTGCTTGCTGGGAGCTGCGACGGCTACAGTTCAATAGTGGACATTTCCGACTTGGTGGCAGCTATAGAGCGTCAAACTGCGGTTTTAGAAGAGATTAGAGACTCTCTGGACACAACTCAGTCCATTCTCAACTCTATAGATACGGCAGTCTTCGCCATTAAGCTGGATGTTAAGACTATTGATTCCCAGACTTTTGAGGCGGAATACTCCCTTAAAAGCATAGTCGCAGACATAGACTCTATTAAGTCCGACATATCTTCGATTGGCTTTGACGTCGCCGCTATGGGATGAGTCTCAACTGCTTAATCGCTTAGCTAACAAAGCACCGGGAGACCGGAGGTCGGGCCATTCGGCGAGGTCAGCCTGGAGGCGGGCGAGCTGTGCGGCCAGCGCCTGGAGGCCGTGGCGACCCTCCACCTCCGCTTCCCACGCCTGCCAGATGAGGCGGCAGTACCAGCGCCGGGAGTGCTGGTCGCCGAGCGCGTGGGCGACCGTGGAGGCCATGACGCCGACCAGGGCGGGCCGCTTGCTGGGGTGGGCGTCGCGCATCAGGGGCAGCATGTAGACCACGTCCTGGAGCGTGCTGGGGCCGCTGCAAGGGTCAGAGACTAACGGGGGACTGGTCTGTCCTGGAGTAACGGCCCATGCCCGGAGGGTAGATATCCACTCCTCTGGAGGTTTTTGGTCTGACCCTTGCAAAGCCGACCACGCTGTCCGACCCGCGGCGCGGTCAGCGTCCAAGTCCCGGTATTGGTGGGAGAGGTCGGCATGGGTCAGGTGGGCGCGGTGCCCTGCCTGGAGGGTCACGGCGTACAGGGTGCCGTCGCTGCGGGTCATCCCCTTACTGGTCGTGAAGTGGGCGCGGGCGTCTACCAGTCCCGCCTCCCGGAGCGCCTGAGTCCAGCGCCACACGGTGACCACATGGCAACCGAGAGCCGCGGCGAGCAGCTCCTGGGGCTGGTGGAGCGTGACCTGGGAAGGCGTGACCCGGTACCCGCGGGCGGCGACCGTCGCCACGCCGACCCCGTGGAGCAGCTCCAGCAACCGGCGAGGGCCACGGGCCAGGGCGGAGAGGTCGGTCACGGTCTCCAGCGGCGCACAGGAGGGCCGTGGAGGGGGGGGCGGGGCCGGGTGAGCGGGAGAGAGCCGCACGGCGACCACCGACGGCATGGAGGGCCGCGTGGTCGCCGTGGGCGTAGGCGAGGTCAGGCTGGAGGCCGTGCTGGTCGGGCTGGTGCCAACAATGGCAGCGTGGAGACGGGCGAGAGTTGCGGAGAGCCTAGAGGAATGTGTGGTCAAGGGATGTACACGCCTTCCCCAGAGCGCATACACTGAGCTTGCTTAGGGCTGGGGCGTGTATGCGTCCCGGTTTTTCTTTTGGCCCGACTCTACAGCACGCGGGCAGGGCGCAGGGGCGGCATCAGATTGCTTGGGCTGGTCAGCGCAACGCCTGAGCCAAGAATAGACGCCCGGTAGTGGCCTTTGAGTCTGCCAATTCGATGTACAAGTCAGCAAAGATGTTGCTGTAATCGCCAACTGGGGTACGGCAGAAATGACCAACAGCGACATTAGCCATTCTCAAAGCCGTAAAGAATTCGATGTTGGCGGTGAATGAAGTAGTCGACCTATTGGTGTTGTCACCACTCTTATCTAAGTAGCTGCTAATCCTCTCTGTGAAAGCACGCTGAGTGTCTATGCCCGTTCGCAGCCTTGCCCGAATAGCGTCACAGTTTTGCGTAGACGGCGTCCCCTCAAATAGAAAATTCGACACATCCAAAACTAGCCGCCGCGTATCCAATTCCATACGCGTAAGTTCGGTGTTGGTCGGCATGGTCTGAGCCGAGGCGACCGTCGACACGGCCAGGACCCCCACACTAAGCATCGTCTTCATAGTCTCAAGGTATCCCTGCCTAGGAACCTTTGCAGCAAATTTTGCGGCTCATAGCAGCTTCTCAGCCGTGAGGCGGTATTCGTCGCCGACCCGCTCCAGGAGGCCATATCGGACCAGGGCCGCGACGGTGCGGGGGTCTACGGTATCGGCGACCTCGCCGACCACGTCGAACAGCTCCGCGGTCTCGCCTGTCCGACCACCAGGGCGCACGCGGAGCCGCTCGCCGCGCTCCAGCGCCTCCACCAGATTCTGGTGATTGGGCTGGAGCTTCTTGGGGCGCTGAGGGGCCGCTGGAGCCTCCGCGGGGGCGGGGGCCGGTTCAGAGGCCAGGGCCGGGGTTGCCGGGGTGCTGCCGTGGCTCTGGGAGGCAAGCAGCAGTCGGCGGAGGTCGGCGACCTCATCCCGGAGGGCGCGGAGTTCCTCCAGCACGGTCTCCAGGTTGCTGTGGGGCGTAGGGCGGTCGTGGCGGAGGGGGAGGTCCCGCCCGTCGCGCAGGGCGGTCAGCGCCTCCACCGTGGAGAGGCCGGGGTGGTCCCGCATCAGGGCGGCGGCGTGTTGGACGCGCTCCACGGCGACCGGCGGGAAGACGCGGTGCTTGCTGTTGCGGGGGTCCGGTGGCAAGGGCGCGTCGGTGAAGACCGTGTCATAGGCCGTCGCCATGCGCCGGACGGTGCGGTCGGACACATCGAGCAGCTTTGCCAGCCTGCCGGGAGTCATGTAGTCGCCGTTCATGGGGTCAGCTTACCGGACACGCGGTCGGACGCATGACCGGTCATGCGGTCGGACACGGAGCTAGAATGTCCGGCGATAATGCCAATTATCATCGGAGGCGACCCCGTGACCACGAAAACTACCGACCAAACCACCCTCCCGCCCCTGCCTGACCCGCGGGCCATGAATGGAGTCCGACACGGGATTCTCTCGGAGCTGGTGCCCGCCTGGGAGCGTGAAGGGTACGCGGCGCATGCGCGGGCCATTCGGGAGAGCGTCGGCGCGACCGACTACCTCCAGGAGCGCCTCGCCGACCGAGCCGCGCTTGCGCTGTGGAGGTTGGACCGGGTCGCCCGCTGGGAGGCCGCGGAGCTGGAAGCCGACCACAGGCGATTCCATGACCGACTCAGGAGCAAGGTGGTCACGTTCGGCCTACCCGACGTGGAGTCCGCCCCTGTGGATGCCCTGAGCCTCCGCGACAGCCTCGCCGCGCTT from the Deinococcus terrestris genome contains:
- a CDS encoding helix-turn-helix domain-containing protein, whose protein sequence is MTASTALTHPNPPPASLHLGEGTLLDTATAAELLACSTRTVTNLITRGHLAAVRLGPGRTAYRITADALLAFVERHGHHDPELVADTPDADRLPPFTTERVALEVSRTPDGLRQVRLHRPPDQTERGD